A single Nostoc sp. PCC 7107 DNA region contains:
- the ftsY gene encoding signal recognition particle-docking protein FtsY: MAFNWFRRQYNDSSDTPSETQQAENTPAPVTQPEATETSDANPTTAPESAADLLAFAKAAYKNIQQKQQSETEETAPTSSATPETVAAVTEEVVTPVPEPVAIIEAQQLEATVEEVPLTEAEIPLNAEEPTSIETQPTETAALSFLERAAAERQAKQERLIASAIEVPEPELAQPATVSEATDTEIPDLLFDEGFVWSAELLAAQGRRAEDISIEEITWLKKLRQGLDKTRRSILNQLKAIVGQGPLNQAAVTEIESVLLQADVGVEATDYIISALQKKLREEVTPPEEAIAYLKQLLRDMLDEPIRKSDKPSFAPEKDNLNIWLITGVNGAGKTTTIGKIAHLAQKSGYRCLIGAADTFRAAAVEQVKVWGTRSGVEVIANPGKNTDPAAVVFDAIAAAQARETELLLVDTAGRLQNKKNLMDELSKVRRIIDKKAPNAKIESLLVLDATLGQNGLRQAEIFSQAAQLSGVVLTKLDGTAKGGVALAVVQQLGLPIRFIGAGEGIEDLRPFSSYEFVEALLSG, translated from the coding sequence ATGGCTTTTAATTGGTTTCGTCGTCAATATAACGATTCTTCTGATACCCCTTCTGAAACCCAACAGGCGGAAAATACTCCAGCACCTGTAACCCAACCAGAGGCAACCGAAACATCCGATGCCAACCCAACAACTGCACCAGAATCGGCAGCAGATTTGTTGGCGTTTGCGAAAGCTGCTTATAAAAATATTCAGCAAAAACAACAATCGGAAACTGAAGAAACTGCCCCAACATCATCAGCAACACCGGAAACGGTAGCCGCAGTTACGGAAGAAGTAGTGACTCCTGTCCCAGAACCTGTGGCAATTATAGAAGCTCAACAACTAGAAGCAACTGTGGAGGAAGTACCTCTAACAGAGGCAGAAATTCCACTTAATGCTGAAGAACCGACATCTATAGAAACACAGCCAACCGAGACCGCTGCACTGTCTTTTTTAGAACGAGCAGCAGCAGAACGGCAAGCCAAGCAAGAGCGATTGATAGCCAGTGCCATTGAAGTCCCAGAGCCGGAATTGGCTCAACCAGCCACTGTTAGTGAAGCAACGGACACAGAAATACCAGATCTGCTATTTGATGAAGGATTTGTCTGGTCAGCGGAATTATTGGCAGCTCAAGGTAGACGAGCCGAAGACATTTCAATTGAAGAGATAACTTGGCTGAAAAAGTTACGGCAAGGATTAGACAAAACCCGACGTAGCATTCTCAATCAACTCAAAGCAATTGTCGGACAAGGGCCACTTAACCAAGCGGCGGTAACAGAAATTGAATCTGTACTTTTACAAGCCGATGTAGGCGTAGAAGCCACAGATTATATTATCAGTGCCTTACAGAAAAAACTGCGGGAAGAAGTTACGCCACCAGAAGAAGCGATCGCTTACTTAAAACAACTTCTGCGGGATATGTTAGATGAGCCAATTCGTAAATCAGACAAACCCAGCTTTGCCCCAGAAAAAGATAACTTGAATATTTGGTTAATTACTGGTGTCAATGGCGCGGGTAAAACCACAACTATCGGCAAAATTGCTCACCTAGCCCAAAAATCTGGCTATAGATGCTTGATTGGAGCCGCAGATACTTTCCGTGCAGCGGCTGTGGAACAGGTGAAAGTTTGGGGAACCAGAAGCGGCGTAGAAGTAATTGCCAACCCCGGTAAAAATACAGACCCCGCAGCCGTGGTATTTGATGCGATCGCCGCAGCCCAAGCCCGCGAGACAGAATTATTATTAGTTGATACTGCTGGGCGATTACAAAATAAAAAGAACTTAATGGATGAATTGAGCAAAGTGAGGCGGATTATCGACAAAAAAGCCCCGAATGCCAAAATCGAATCCTTATTGGTTTTAGATGCTACCCTTGGTCAAAATGGCTTGCGTCAAGCAGAAATATTTTCCCAAGCAGCCCAACTCAGTGGTGTAGTTTTAACTAAATTGGATGGTACAGCCAAGGGCGGTGTAGCGCTGGCTGTAGTGCAGCAGTTAGGTTTGCCCATTCGTTTTATTGGTGCAGGCGAAGGAATTGAAGACTTACGTCCATTTTCTAGCTACGAGTTTGTCGAGGCTCTATTGAGTGGCTAA
- a CDS encoding glycosyltransferase family 2 protein, with protein sequence MFSIYILTYNEELDIAPCIESAMLSDDIIVVDSCSSDRTVEIASRYPIRVVQHAFESHGRQRTWMLESIPPKYEWVYILEADERMTPELFAECTQAMQNPNYIGYYVAERVMFMNRWIRYSTQYPRYQMRLFRHGKVWFTDYGHTEREVCEGATSFLKETYPHYTCGKGLSRWIEKHNRYSTDEAQETLHQLENGKVEWRDLFFGKTEVERRRALKDLSLRLPARPFLRFLYMYFLLGGCLDGRAGMAWCTLQAFYEYLILLKVWEMRYLPTPTLEETLSHSENSKVVATQIAGEG encoded by the coding sequence ATGTTCTCAATTTACATACTGACATATAACGAAGAACTAGATATTGCACCTTGTATCGAGTCGGCAATGCTATCCGATGACATTATAGTTGTGGACTCGTGCAGTAGCGATCGCACTGTGGAAATCGCTAGTCGCTATCCCATTCGCGTTGTCCAGCACGCCTTTGAAAGCCACGGTCGTCAACGCACTTGGATGCTAGAGTCTATACCTCCAAAATACGAGTGGGTTTATATTCTGGAAGCTGACGAGCGTATGACACCAGAACTATTCGCTGAATGCACTCAAGCGATGCAAAATCCAAACTACATTGGTTACTACGTCGCCGAACGAGTGATGTTCATGAATCGTTGGATTCGCTATAGCACCCAATATCCCCGTTATCAAATGCGTCTTTTCCGCCACGGTAAAGTCTGGTTTACAGACTACGGTCACACAGAACGGGAAGTTTGCGAAGGTGCTACTAGCTTTTTAAAGGAAACTTACCCACATTACACTTGTGGTAAAGGTTTGAGTCGTTGGATTGAAAAACACAATCGTTATTCTACAGATGAAGCTCAAGAGACACTACATCAACTAGAAAATGGCAAAGTTGAATGGCGCGATTTATTTTTTGGCAAAACTGAAGTAGAAAGACGGCGTGCTTTAAAAGACTTATCTTTGCGTTTACCAGCTAGACCTTTTTTACGCTTTTTATATATGTATTTTCTTTTAGGTGGCTGCTTAGACGGTCGAGCTGGAATGGCTTGGTGTACATTACAGGCTTTTTATGAATACTTAATTTTACTGAAAGTTTGGGAAATGAGATATCTACCTACACCTACCTTAGAAGAAACATTATCTCACAGTGAGAATAGTAAAGTTGTCGCTACACAAATTGCTGGAGAAGGATAA
- the nusB gene encoding transcription antitermination factor NusB, with protein sequence MQDRKPQQIARELALLSLSQLPVNPKKLTEEHLPKLVLATVRTLRAEVQDTLDNAAAELQRSNDRLLTSQTRASDMNTARTMLQEAITYTQTAINQLGAAVEFPELIQLANQDREVGRYAIQIVKIVNEHRILIDEQISAALVDWQVNRLAQIDRDILRIAVAEMGFLNLPDSVAINEAVVLAKRYSGDEGHRFINGVLRRFTEQKKLSSVLS encoded by the coding sequence ATGCAAGACCGCAAACCTCAACAAATTGCTCGTGAACTGGCGCTGTTAAGTCTCAGCCAGCTACCAGTTAACCCCAAAAAATTAACCGAGGAACATCTGCCCAAATTGGTATTAGCCACTGTGCGAACCCTGAGAGCAGAAGTTCAAGATACTTTAGATAACGCTGCTGCTGAATTGCAACGCAGTAACGATCGCCTCTTAACCAGTCAAACTCGTGCTTCAGACATGAATACTGCACGGACTATGCTGCAAGAAGCGATTACTTACACCCAAACTGCCATTAACCAACTTGGTGCAGCAGTTGAGTTTCCAGAATTAATTCAACTCGCAAATCAAGATAGAGAAGTTGGCAGATATGCCATTCAAATTGTCAAAATAGTCAATGAACATCGTATCTTGATCGATGAACAAATATCCGCCGCTTTGGTAGATTGGCAAGTCAATCGCCTAGCTCAAATTGACCGCGATATTCTCCGCATCGCTGTAGCAGAAATGGGATTTTTAAACCTGCCTGACAGCGTGGCGATTAACGAAGCTGTGGTGTTAGCCAAACGCTACAGCGGAGATGAAGGTCATCGATTTATCAATGGAGTTCTGCGGCGATTCACCGAACAAAAAAAATTGTCCAGTGTTTTATCCTAA
- a CDS encoding DUF502 domain-containing protein has translation MNSYHQSFTSLKKENRSLVIDRLKQDFKNDLIAGLLVVIPLATTIWLTITIANWVIDFLTQVPKQLNPFDGLHPILVNILNLAVGLAVPLLSILLIGLMARNIAGRWLLDFGERVLQAIPLAGQVYKTLKQLLETLLKDSNGKFRRVVLLEYPKQGIWAIAFVTGTMGAEIQAKMSRPMLSVFIPTTPNPTTGWYAVVPEEDVINLSMSIEDAFKVIVSGGIVAPNTPLPPLVLGKEPNVEVAARELKRSVISVEEI, from the coding sequence ATTAATTCCTATCATCAGAGTTTTACTAGCCTAAAAAAGGAGAACCGAAGTTTGGTAATCGATCGCCTCAAGCAGGATTTTAAAAATGACCTGATAGCTGGATTGTTAGTAGTTATCCCCCTAGCAACCACCATCTGGCTAACAATCACGATCGCCAATTGGGTAATCGACTTTCTTACCCAAGTTCCCAAACAACTCAATCCCTTTGATGGACTACACCCAATTTTAGTAAATATACTGAATTTAGCAGTGGGTTTAGCAGTACCGCTGTTAAGTATTTTGTTAATTGGGTTAATGGCTCGAAATATTGCTGGGCGTTGGTTACTGGATTTTGGTGAGCGAGTGTTACAGGCGATTCCTTTAGCGGGACAAGTATATAAAACCCTGAAGCAGCTTTTAGAAACTCTGCTCAAAGACTCTAATGGCAAGTTTCGCCGTGTAGTTTTACTAGAATATCCCAAACAGGGAATTTGGGCGATCGCTTTTGTCACAGGTACTATGGGTGCTGAAATCCAAGCCAAGATGTCCCGCCCAATGTTGAGTGTTTTCATCCCAACTACACCTAACCCCACCACAGGATGGTATGCCGTAGTTCCAGAGGAAGATGTTATTAACCTGTCAATGTCGATTGAAGATGCTTTTAAAGTAATCGTCTCTGGTGGGATTGTGGCACCGAATACTCCATTACCGCCCTTAGTTCTGGGTAAAGAACCAAATGTAGAAGTTGCAGCCAGAGAATTAAAGCGTTCAGTAATTTCCGTCGAGGAAATATAA